The Artemia franciscana unplaced genomic scaffold, ASM3288406v1 Scaffold_5672, whole genome shotgun sequence genomic sequence atgtcaggAGATAGAACACCACATGTCCGATTCAGTCATCCGGGGAACAATACGAATTCCTTCTTAAGGTTATGAGGTATTTAGATCGTACTTGTGGCGGGAAATGTCAATTTGCAagctttaagaagaaaaaaaactatgcagCCGATTGTGAGGTCGGGACCCACTATGGATAAGCGACAGGCTTGCATGTATTGATTCATATTATCACTTATCTTGTGACTGCGGACAATTTGAGAATCTTTTTTATGTCTTGGTGTCACCATAGGTTCGATGAAATTTCTGAAACCACATTGACCTGTCATATTAttcgctttttattttttcagtattttcatttggcctcaAAGACTCATTTTTGAccattttattctttatatcATAGGTTCGACACAACAACcattagaaaaatacaaattctttctTAAAGTTGGAACATTTTTAGATCGTTTTATTTGCCATGAAAGTCAGCATGCCAGTTAAGAGAAAATAATGTAGAAAATCAAGTTTGgttcttgattttcaagaatATTCTTAGTGTTTCAGCAACAATTCTCTTTTTGGAATAGAAACAATACAAATTCctgaatatttcaaaataagtttgattttatttcaaactttAAGAAGGCAATGACTGTTTAGATGGTAATTGTGGCAATCTAGTAAGAGACAAAGATGGccgattttaaaaaaaaattaggctgAAAGCCCAAAAAAGGTGTCGGAGCAAAGTTAAAGTACATTGTTAGAATCTTTTTGGCTGAAAACCCTGTTCAGGAAACTTACAAACCATTGGCTTGAACAATAAGGAAAGCCGAattgcttaaaaaagaaaagtagcaAAAATCTAGTCGAATGTGCATGGTAAGTATCTTTTGTTCCGTTTTTCCTTTTCTGCAGCTACTGGGGCAATAGaatatcatagagagctgtttaaggtaTTATTTTAAAGTATATAACTACATCTACGttcttttttacttagaaatatatttaaaattaactaatttttgtcaaaaaactgTGTTTTTCTACAAAAGTAAACTAATAACGACATAGTCGTAACTTACAACCATAATTGTGGTTGCGGCGGTTGTTGCAACCAAGTAAAAGACGAACACGGCAAGGAAAGATTTTCAAGCTCTTTAAAATAAGCACTGAACTCTAGCTTATTGcaactgaaatattaaaacaaatcaTCATATGCAATATTATACAAAGCACTTATTTTTTGACAAGATAATACAACATTTCACTTAGGAAACAACCTTTAGTGTAAGAATGGGGAGCTAGTTTCGCGGAGGCCACTATAAAAtgtaggatattttttttatgtgcttaTATCATTTCGAAAAACAgtagttttttcattaaaagtatGAAGCTGGACTTTGGGCTATTCAAATCATTCAGATACATACCGGATAATGTTCCTCCAGCTAAGATGGAGACAGTGGTTTTGTGAAACTCCAAGGAAGAAACACATCCCTGAACGACCAGACTAAAAGATGGCAAACTTCCGTCTTTAAGCCtcctaaataaaataatgtattAAAGTTACAAAAGGATGAAGCTGAAATTTTTGACAAGAAAAAgggtatttatttatgtaactttgaaataaagtgaaaactattaacctagaaaaaaagaaaaaatatcgaTGAAGTAGGAAAGTCTTATTTGAAGAAGTGTGGAAAGAGAATATTAAAGAAGTGTGTTTAAGCTCTTAAATTTGAAGAAGGCTGAAATCTTGACATGAAATGGGTTTTGCTATTGCAATTCAAAAAATAAGAACCGTCAGTTGttggaaatgaaaaataaaataagcgaAAAGGCCTTGCttgaagaaatttgatattcaaatgatgaaattttctaataatataagatttttgatGGGAAAGCAGCGTTTTcctgtcaaaatttgaaaaaaaggatagttaaaaaacgagcagaaataataAAGTAGAAAACCTTCACTTGAAGAAATGTATAATATTTACTTCCGGAAGTTCTTAAGAAAAGGtggatttttaaatgaaaattggattttcaccattgaaataaaaaaaattaaagatagtgaagaactgtaaaaaattatgaagtaaAATGGCTTTACTTGAAgagatttgattttaaaatactattatttcttaaaaatttcgagtttttgacaaaaaggtTGTTAATGCTATCAACATTCAAAAAGAGgtaaaatttgttgaaaaaggacaaaattattaaaaaataggattttcttCAGGAAATGTGTTATTAAGATGCTGCACATTTTAGAATTTGGAAGTCGGAGGCCATACCGGAAAAAATGTATGACTTTACCTGAAGAaatgtaatatttaaatttctaaattaatttcttgTTCTTGGGGTCTCCGTATGAACTGGTTATGCAGTGTAATAAAGCTTTTGTAAAGATTATAAAACATCTTATGTGTATCCAGGTGCTATACTTAAAAGGAAGAGAACTGGTATAAACCTGATAAGGGTTGGGAAAAACAAACTAGTAGCTAGGACAAATTCAGGTGCGTTTATTGTAGTGGACACGTGGTAAAATCTTACTTTTCCTTAATACAAAGCTAATCTTAAGCATTTCTAAAGAATGGTCTAATAGTGTTTAGTGTTTAGGCTATCTAAAGAAAGGAATGTACAGTAGGGTAGGACTGAATGAAAAGCTAGACCTTTGATGGGCGATATTGTGAACAcattaccattttcttttttatatctccattttttctaaCCCAAAAATGATTTTGAGGTGAATCGAGGGTAAGGGAATACATAATAATActctaatatataaaaattataactatAGAATATGAAAgtaatctaagaaaaaaaatcaaagttaagagtcaaatttgaaaaaaagagttaaaatgaccatataaaaatatcaataaaatgaaGATTCTCCATTTCCTCGGGTAGAAAGTaagttattattaatttaaaggaaaaataatcagtcTTTCTGAGAGAAGAGGGGACCAATCACAAAACAAAGTCTAAAATGATCACACGTTAGTGATTCGAAGGGTATCAGAAAGATCAACAGAACTTCACAGAGAAAAGTTATTTTCAAGCATCAGTAGTTTTGCGACTGTATAAGCACTAGATGATAATATTCCCCTTCCCCTGGCAGAATTAactaaagacaaaataaaaacaagaatttcaAATTACTTTAAAGACGATAGTTTCAGGGAATTTCGCACGTGAGAATAAAATCACAGGTGAAAAAGGAAATAAGGAGCTTTTTGGCTATAAATGGGAGTTTCTAAGTTGGTGTATAGAAGTATAGAAAGTATATAGAATAGAAGTAGTATAGTATAGAAGTATGTAAAGTATCAATAGTATAAAAGCAGTAGAGTATAGTGTAGAAGTATATATTAAATAGTATAGAAAGTATAGAAGTATATAGtggatagaaaaaaattatgagtgACAAGCATCCCGTGTACCTTCTTACGATAGACAGGATGCATGTCAATCATAATCCTCTTatcctttaaataaaaaaaggaacaaaaaaaagagacaaaagtaATGACAACGGAATAGACTGTAGGAAGGGTATATACAACTATTTTACGCATATTGCTGGGACCAATTTTCcaattacaaattttcaatttcaattttctatcatttttcatttgatAAAATCCCCCTTTTCGTAAGAATTTCGGGAATTAAATATTATACTTCTTCAAGTAAAGGAAGAAGAGTAAACTTCTAGAAGTGTCTATTTCATTATTTCCGTTCGTTtttaacaattttcatttttctaaattctggtAGCACAACACGACAATCCCATTAAAAGTTTTATGTCATTAGAAAATTTAATGATTTAGATATAGCATTTCTTCAAGTAAGGCCTTTAtgcttaattttttcatttctaaagACTGACGGTTCTTATTTTTTGAACTTCAATAGCGAAACCCATTTCATGTCAAGATTCCACTCCTTTTCAATTCTAAGGGCATATACACCACATTTCTTCAATTAAGACTTTCCTATTTCATcgatattttctcttttttcgtaattttcactttatttcaaAGTTACTTAGTGAAACCcattttttattgtcaaaaatttcaactttcaaAGAATTTCGACACTGAAATGTTACGTTTTTTCAAGGAGAGCCTGTTctgcttcatatttttttatttgccacAATcggtgatttttattttgaacattAATAGGAAAAACAGTTTTCATGGAAACAAAGTACTTGTATTACTTTTGACGATTTTGGTATTTATGTGTCAAATTCCTTGAATTAAAGTGTttcacttcaattttttcactttgaaaacttttattattattattttttttgaatcgCAATAGAAATACCCATGTGCGTCAAAATCTCAAGATTTGTACACAGTTTCAGCATTTCAGTATGACATTTTAATAAATCAAGcctttctatttcaaaatttatttcacatTTTAACAATTCACGActctaattttccaaattgcaaTAGCAAAATccgtattatttcaaaaatactaactttataaaagaaattaagtaTTTCATCCCCATACTTCTAAATTAAAGCTTTTCTACTTCAGagtttttcttccattttctaggcaatattttcttcttttgaatatgaaaaatttcAGATTTCTAAGAAATTTAGGAATGTAAGcatctaattttttcaaacaaagtcTTTCTACctcaaaatgttttcactttttttaacaattttcacttctttttgaatttttaattgcgAAGCCCCTTTGATGacaaaaattctgttttctatTTTGTCATTTCATTATCACATCCCtccaagaaaagtttttttacttcataaattatttcatctAGTAGCAGTTTACGtctcttgtttttcaaattttaaggcGAAAATCTATTACGTCAAAAATTCTAGAATTAAAAACattcaatatttcaaaatcattccTTCAAGTAAACCATGACACTTCATATTGTTTTTCTGACAATTTCATGTTCATTAagaattttgatagcaaaaaattttgtttcatgTTACAAATCCAAAATTTCTAAGAATTCAGCgattaaaacattaaatttcttcAAGTTTCCAACTCCTTAATCTTTTCAGGTTTAAcaatattcacttttttttaattatagtaGTAAAACGTTAAAAGTAAGATTGTAGGCAAAGTATCTTAATTTTTGCACTCACCTCATTGAAAAGTGCACCATTATCATGGACTTGTGGGAGCACCAAGTGATGTGTTCTAACTGTTTATAGCCTATAGCTATAGTGTATCTCGAATTGAAAGCGACTGAAGAAACTTGGCtctataaaaaagtaaagagtttcacctttgaacaaaaataaatacagttcacaaaatatttctaaagggataagaaaataaaagtaaaaacagtgacatttttttttcatgttttctgtTATGGGATAAATTAGCAAGatagttttttatattcttagtaGTCTTAGTATTGTGGATCTGACCACACCCATAGGGAGTGCACCTGGAGCCTTACCATACCCCAAACCGGTTTTTCCAAGAACATTATCATTCGGGTCTGCGCAAGAGTAATCAGGAgtgcttttcaaaattatcggGTAGCAAAATCGTCATTACcgagtttttttcaaagtttattgAAACAAGAATTTAAAGTCGCAATGTTAACCTATGGAAATTTTAATCTATTGCAATCAAACGACCTTGTCAaggatttagttttttttttaataaaaaggtaTAATGTTTACATATGAATATTTCAATCTATTATTATCAGACGACCTTGTCAGGGATGtgtttttttgcatatttaaaTGTATACTGTTCACATAccgaaatttcaaatttatggaATCAAACGACCTTGTCAAGAATGTAAGGCTTTACAAATTTAAAGATCTATTGTTTACACTTGCAACTTTCTAGTTTAGCTTAAACTTACAAGTTCAGCTAAAGTACCTGGGGGGTTAACATTGTCTTATTCCCTTCAAGTCCAGGAATGCAGCAACTTGGACTTTATTTTTAGATAGGGATTCatttattgtatttgttatcaaaataaaagtatCTGTTGAGGAGTGATGTTCCCTGAAACCAGTTTGAGTAAGATGTATCAAATTATTCTTCTCAACGAACAATAGCAGTCGATGGTAAAACAATTTCTCCATTACTTTTCCCAGCACAGTCATTATTGGCAGTCGATGGTAAAAAAATTTATCCAATACTTTTCCTAGCACAGTCATTATCGTCATTAGCACAATCATTATCGGCCTGTTGCTTATCCATGCAGGGTGTATGTTCTCATAGCTACTAGTAGCCATAgtcctaatattttgtattgcATTATTCAGTTCTTGAATTGAGAATAGATGGTTTATATACTCCAATCCTGGGTGATGCTAGTATACTGGATTTATCGAGATTGTGGTGGTGATGCcgttattattttgtattag encodes the following:
- the LOC136043402 gene encoding cytoplasmic dynein 2 intermediate chain 2-like translates to SQVSSVAFNSRYTIAIGYKQLEHITWCSHKSMIMVHFSMRRLKDGSLPSFSLVVQGCVSSLEFHKTTVSILAGGTLSGEIFIWDLNKDTTALLTIKNDPAIGQSDCISTVTSLVNGSFISSSIDGSVAVWAADKEINVKA